The uncultured Cohaesibacter sp. genome segment CTGATCTGGTTGTGATCAACAAACCGGGTGCTGGTGGTGAAATCGGCTTCTCTCTGCTCGCCTCGGCCAAAACCGATGGCTATACAATCGGCTTCATCAACCTGCCAGCCATGTTCGCTTATTCTTATGAACGCGAAACATCATATTCCCCCAAAAGCTTCAAAGGCGTGGCAAACCTCGTCTATGATCCAGGCATCATCGCAGTCCCCGCAGACAGCAAATTCAAAAATCTCAAGGAACTGATCCAGTTCGGTCTGGACAATCCTAAAGCGCTTCCGATCGGCACCTCCGGCTCGGTTGGCTCCAGTGAGCATATTGCCATTCTTCAGATGCAGGCCAAAACCGGCGCGACCTTCAACCATGTTCCTTTTGGCAGCACCGCGCCATTGCGGACAGCTTTGTTGGGTGGCCACATTCCCGCAGCCGCTTTCAACCTCAGTGAAGCCGTTGACTATATGCAGGAAGGCAAAATGCGCATTCTTGGCGTGATGTCCGCTGAACGGTCCCCAATGGCACCAGACGTGCCAACCTTTAAAGAACAAGGCGTTGATGTGATCAATGGCTCGTCGCGTGGCCTTGCTGTTCCAGCGGGCACCCCCGATGACATTGTCGAGAAACTCAGCGCTGCCGTCGAGAAAGCCATCAACGACCCTGAATATGCTGCAAAAGCAAAATCAGCGGGTGTTCCGGTTTTGTATCTCGACGACAAAAAATATGACGAGTTCCTGACCGAAACCAGCAAGAATCTTGATATTACCTGGGAAAAAACTCCTTGGACTAACTAATCTCAATGGTGCAGCCGGCAGCAAAAAACGCTGCCGGTTTGTCTTTAGGATCAGGTAAATGAACTATAAAATTTCTGAAATCAGCCTCTCCATCGTGCTGCTGATCGGTGCTGCCTTCTTTTGGTTTTCGATCAAGGACATTCCGGCAGGCGCGCAAATGTTCCCGAATTTCATCTTGGGTGGCATCGCGGTCTGTTCGATCCTGATGATCATCAGAAGCCTATCGGGCGCCTCTGTTCGCACTTTGGGTGAAGATATGACTGGATGGAGATTCTCCATCAATGCCAAACGGATGTTTGGCGGCCTGATGATCTTTATCGCCTTTCTGCTCATCGTCAATTATGTCGGCTATTTCACGGCCTCAGCCCTGCTCATTGTCTCCATGGCCCGCTTTGCAGGATACAAAAACTGGCCCGCTCTCATCGGTGCTACCGCAGGGTTCTGCCTGTTTGTCTATCTCGTATTCGTTTTGCTTTTCGACCGTCCGCTGCCGGAAGAATTCTTCGTCAGCCTTTTAAGTGTAGCAAATTAGGAAGACAGACATGAGTGAAACAATTACAGCTATCTTTCATGCCTTCCCCTTTGTTATGGAATGGCAGAATATTCTGGGCATGCTGGTTGGCGTGTTCGCTGGCATGGTGGTGGGGTCCCTGCCCGGTTTGACAGCCACCATGGCAATCGCGGTGCTTATTCCGCTCACCTTTTCCATGCAGCCATTGGTGGCGTTGGGCATGATGGCCGGTATCTATAATGGTGCCATGTATGGCGGCGCCATCCCGGCAATTCTGCTCAATATCCCCGGCACGCCTCCCTCTGTGGTGACTACCTTTGACGGCAACCCGCTTGCGCAACAAGGGCGCGCCGCTTACGCGATGAAAATTGCCTGCTGGTCCTCCGCCATTGGCGGTGCAGCCAGTGCGATTTCCCTGATGCTGTTCGCCCCGCCGCTTGTCAAAGTGACCCTGATGTTTGGTCCTGCCGAATATTTCTGGGTCGGCGTCTTCGGTCTGTCGGCCATTTCCGTTCTTCTGGGCAAGGATCCGGTCAAGGGCATTCTTGCCGGATTGATGGGGCTGATGTTTGGCGCCATTGGCTCTGATGTCGTGACCGGGGCTGACCGCTTTGTCTTTGACCAACGCGAATTGCTCGACGGTATCAACATCCTGATCATTCTGACTGGTCTTTATGCCATTCCTCCCGCAATCAGAATGGTTGAGAAAAAGCTCGAAACCGCGTCACAGAGGATCAAGATTGAATCCGGTCCCGATGACAGTTTCTGGAAGAATGCCAGAGAGTTCATTCCAACCTGGATCCGCAGCTCCCTGATCGGTATCGGTGTTGGTATTCTGCCCGCAACGGGTGGCTCTATGGCGGCCTTTATCGCCTACAATGAAACCAAGCGGGCTTCCGATGATCCGGACAGCTTTGGCAAAGGCAACACGAAGGGTGTCGCAGCGGCAGAATGTGGCAACAACGCAGACAATGCAGCGGCCATGATCCCCGCACTGGTCCTTGGCGTTCCGGGAAGTGGCGTTGCCGCTGTTATCCTTGCAGGTTTGCTTGTTCATGGCCTGCAACCCGGCCCGATGCTGTTCCGCAACACACCTGACATCGTATACGGCTTCATGTGGCAAATGCTCCTTACCTCCCTGGTGCTTTTCGCCTTTGGTGGCACGATCTCCATCAAGCTGTTTGCCTATGTCATGCGGTTGCCGCAGACGGTTCTCGCACCCATGATCCTCTCCCTGACCTTCGTTGGCATCTATGCCTTGTCGAACAATATGTTCAACTGCTGGCTGATGCTCGGCTTTGGTGTCATCGGCTATGTCCTGTCTCGCGTCCATGTGCCTCTGGCACCAATCGTTCTGGGCTTGGTTCTGGGAGACATGGTCGAGAAGAACCTGCGCCTGACTTTGCTCATCAACCAAGGCGATGCCACTTCGCTTGTCGCGTCGCCCCTGTCTTGGCTGTTGGTTGGACTAAGCCTCTTGGTCCTCGCCTATCCTCTTTATGGATATTTCCGCAACAGCAAGGCAAAACAAGCCAAAACTGGGATCTAGCAAAATGACGGATGGAACCTTCAAACTGCACGAACGCCTGATCAAGGCCACGCGCCCTCTGCTAAAAACGGAGCTTAGCGATATCCTGATGATGGAAGACCGCAGGATTCCATGGCTTTTGCTCGTACCGAGAAAGGCTGGAGTTGAAGAGTTCCATCATCTTTGCCCTGAGGATCGAAAGATTTTCATCGAAGAAATTGCAACGATCACCAAAGGGCTTGAGCAAGAGTTCAACCCGGTCAGGATCAATGTCGGTGACCTTGGTAACATCGTGGGACAAATGCATGTTCACCTGGTTGCCCGACAAACTGATGACCCCTTTTGGCCAAAAGTGGTCTGGAGTCGCGAACGCGAGCCATTTTTGAGTGATGAGGATGCCGAGACCATGCGTGTGCGCTTGATGCGCGCATGCTCGGCCCTCAAACCACCAAGCTAGCGTTCGGCCTTCGGGCCAACATTCAAGTCCCAAATTCCAATCTCAAGAATAACCAACTGCCCTTCACAACGGCAGAACAGGAGGCTATTGCCTAATGGTATATTCAGCACGCATTCAAAAGGTGTTCGGTCACCGTGCAACGAACGCGCCTCTCTTCTCTTTCTGGACGCACTTCCCCGATTGCGACATGGATCCGGAGGCTCTTGCTGAACGGTCTGTAGAGAACCAGAAGAAATTCGATCTCGACTTTGTAAAAGCCGCGCCGAACGGAATGTATTCGATCGAAGATTATGGCGTTGATGTCGACTTTTCGGAAGTGCCCACAGGCGGCATAGCCAAATTGGTCGATACGCCGTTTAAAACGGTGTCCGACTGGCAGCAATTGAAAGAAATCGAGCCCGATCAGGGCGCGCTGGCCAGAGAAATCCATTCTATCAAGGTCATGCGGCAAGCCATGCCGGATGTGCCGATTTTCTTTTCTACCTTCAGCCCCATGACGACCGCGGCCAAATTAAGCGGTGGCAGAATTCGCGAACAGCTCAAAGATCGTGAAAATGCGCCTCTTATTCATAAGGCACTCGGCCGTCTCGCGGCCACAACGCGGAAAACCATTGCCGCTGCCATCGAATGCGGCGCAACCGGGGCCTTCTTTGCGCATCAGGATACATCGCGCGATCTGTTTACCTATGACGATTTCAGCGAGTTCGTGGCGCCTTACGATTATGAAGCACTGCTGGGAGCGGCGCGCGCGCCGTTCAACATTCTGCATATCCATGGCTCTTCAATCCGCTTTAACGAGCTGCTTGACTATCCAGTGCAGGGGTTCAACTGGCACGCCTGGGAGACACTGCCCAGCACCAGCGCCGGGCTGATGACCTCTGGCCGCTGTGTTTTGAGCGGCATCGATCGGCGTTCGATTACCGACAACGATCTTGATGCCCTGAAACGTCAGGTCAAGGCTTCGATTGAGTCAGCTGAAGGGCTTGGCGACCTGATCCTCACACCGAGTTGCATCGTGCGTGCCGGGTTCAACGAAGAGACCGTTCGCCAGTTGAGCGATTACGTTCACTCATTTTCAATTGATCGCTAGATCCATCTAATCATTTTAAAGGAAGTATCATGAAAGCAATCGCTAGCAAAAAGGCTCCCGGTGCGATTGGACCCTATTCTCAGGCAATTGCGACCTCCGAGCTGCTGTTCGTGTCTGGGCAATTACCGATTGATCCCGATAGCGGCAATATCGAAGCCACGGATGTGGTTGGCCAACTGCATCAAAGCATGAAAAACATCGCGGCCATCGCTGAGGCAGCCGGCACATCTCTGCAAAACACCGTCAAGACAACGATTCTCATGCAGGATCTGAGTGCATTTGCCGACGTCAACGCAGCCTACAGCACTTACGTTGAAGAACCATATCCGGCGCGTGCCTGCTATGAAGTGGCAGCCCTTCCCAAAGGTGCCCTGATCGAAATAGAAGCAATCATATCACTTGAAGGAGACAAATGATGGGACAGATTCTTCAAGTTGTTGAAACCATGCCGGAAAATTCCCTTTGTCGGCAAGATACACATCAGGCATGGGCTGCGGCGGCCCTCGACAAGCTGGAACGCGAGAAATGCCGCGCCGTTGATACCCATCTGATCAAGCTGGACCTGCCCGGTTTTGACGATACGCCCATCTATTTCAAGGATGAGAGCACACATCCGACAGGCAGTCTCAAGCATCGTTTGGCTCAATCCCTGTTCGCAAACGCGATTTGCCACGGCTATATTGGCCCAAAAACAACGATTATCGAGGCGTCGTCAGGCTCAACAGCAATCAGTGAAGCCTATTTTGCCCAGTTGCTCGGCTTGCCCTTCATTGCGGTCATGCAGAAGGACACCTCTCAGTCAAAGATTGATGCCATCAAGCGTTATGGCGGGTCCTGTCATCTGGTAGAGCATAGTGACCAGGTCTATTCGGCCTCAGAAAAACTGGCTGAGGAGACCAATGGTCACTATATGGACCAGTTCAGCAATGCCGCCCTGGCGACTGACTGGCGCAGTGACAAATGCATCGCCGGATCCATTCTGCACCAGATGGAGCATGAGCCAAACCCGATACCGGCATGGATTGTCATGGCGGCTGGTACTGGCGGGAATTCTGCTACCATCGGTCGCCATCTGCGGTTCCGTAAACTGCCAACGAAACTCTGTGTGCCAGACGTTGAAAATTCGGTTTTCATGGATGCCTGGTCCTTGCGAGACAACAGCCTGACATGTGTCACTGGCTCACGGATTGAAGGCATTGGACGTCCGCGCGTAGAGCCTGCTTTCAAGCCGGACGTCGTCGATGCGATGATCAAAGTTCCTGATCAAGTCTCCGTAGCCGCAATGCTCAAACTGTCAGAGCTTTTGGGGCGCCCTGTCGGCCCATCAAGCGGAACAAACTTTTATGCAGCCTTGATCATCGCCAAAGAAATGCAGGAAAATGGCGAGAAAGGCTCGATTGTTTCAGTCATTTGTGACGGCGGCCTTCGCTATATGGAGACTTATCACAATCCTGATTGGCGCTCGCAGAAAAATCTCGACTGCACTGGGGTTGCCAGCGAAATTGAAGCGTTGCTCTCAAGAGCCTGACGGAAATATTGGGCCGTAAGATCAGCACCTTGCGTTCCACTGCCTTTTATAGAGAAAAGATCCGTGTCCGGCGGTGCGCTGGACACGGGTCTGCCTGCGGATCCATCCCACCCGCCATGACATGCTTGCGATGTCGAAGAATATTTCCTCATTGATTGGTGACCATTTGGAACCAGGTATCCAGGATCCTGTTTTTCTTGAGCGGATCAAGGAAGACCAACAGTTCCGGCCCAATCTTGACCTGCTGGGTTTGCGGGATCTTGTCGTCCTCAAAAAACTGCCAGAAGACTTTGCTGGGAAACCGTTTTTGCGCGACCTGCAATTGCAATGCGGACAAGACGTTCAGCAGCAGTGGGTTGTCGGTCTTTGATGGTGCGACAATCACCCATGGCAGTGAGATGATATAATCTTTGGGCAATATGACGAGCACATTCTCCTGATCTGCGAATGAGACCTCGGACAACGGCACATTGTAGGCCAGATCGATCTCACCCTCTCCAATCGCCTGAACAAGTTCGGAATTGGAGCCATAAATCCGCGTATTCAATCGCCCGAATGCTTGCGCCAACTGCCAGAAAATCGGCGATCTGAGTTGATCCTGTGCAGCGTAAGCGTAGCTTTGTCTGTCCAGACCGATATTCACAAGCCCTACACGCCCGTCAAGCATCGTCGCGTTCTTTTCAAGGAACCGAACCAGTTCAATCCGGTCTTGCGGCTCGTCCGATGGGGGGACCAATCCCTTGCGGATCACAATAACGGACGGATCAAAGAACAGCGAGATCACTTCACCGCGCCAGTGCACGCCCGGATCAGTATTAAGACCGGTTGGCAATTCCCTTAAATGCCCCTCATTGGCAAGAAAAACGCCGGAATCAGGCGTTGGCAGCAGTGCCAAATCGATCCGGTCCGTAGCACTTCCCATGCTGGAGAAATTCGAAATGATCTCCCCTGCGCGCATTTGCTGA includes the following:
- a CDS encoding Rid family detoxifying hydrolase, whose protein sequence is MMKAIASKKAPGAIGPYSQAIATSELLFVSGQLPIDPDSGNIEATDVVGQLHQSMKNIAAIAEAAGTSLQNTVKTTILMQDLSAFADVNAAYSTYVEEPYPARACYEVAALPKGALIEIEAIISLEGDK
- a CDS encoding tripartite tricarboxylate transporter permease; the encoded protein is MSETITAIFHAFPFVMEWQNILGMLVGVFAGMVVGSLPGLTATMAIAVLIPLTFSMQPLVALGMMAGIYNGAMYGGAIPAILLNIPGTPPSVVTTFDGNPLAQQGRAAYAMKIACWSSAIGGAASAISLMLFAPPLVKVTLMFGPAEYFWVGVFGLSAISVLLGKDPVKGILAGLMGLMFGAIGSDVVTGADRFVFDQRELLDGINILIILTGLYAIPPAIRMVEKKLETASQRIKIESGPDDSFWKNAREFIPTWIRSSLIGIGVGILPATGGSMAAFIAYNETKRASDDPDSFGKGNTKGVAAAECGNNADNAAAMIPALVLGVPGSGVAAVILAGLLVHGLQPGPMLFRNTPDIVYGFMWQMLLTSLVLFAFGGTISIKLFAYVMRLPQTVLAPMILSLTFVGIYALSNNMFNCWLMLGFGVIGYVLSRVHVPLAPIVLGLVLGDMVEKNLRLTLLINQGDATSLVASPLSWLLVGLSLLVLAYPLYGYFRNSKAKQAKTGI
- a CDS encoding uroporphyrinogen decarboxylase family protein, with translation MVYSARIQKVFGHRATNAPLFSFWTHFPDCDMDPEALAERSVENQKKFDLDFVKAAPNGMYSIEDYGVDVDFSEVPTGGIAKLVDTPFKTVSDWQQLKEIEPDQGALAREIHSIKVMRQAMPDVPIFFSTFSPMTTAAKLSGGRIREQLKDRENAPLIHKALGRLAATTRKTIAAAIECGATGAFFAHQDTSRDLFTYDDFSEFVAPYDYEALLGAARAPFNILHIHGSSIRFNELLDYPVQGFNWHAWETLPSTSAGLMTSGRCVLSGIDRRSITDNDLDALKRQVKASIESAEGLGDLILTPSCIVRAGFNEETVRQLSDYVHSFSIDR
- a CDS encoding tripartite tricarboxylate transporter TctB family protein, with product MNYKISEISLSIVLLIGAAFFWFSIKDIPAGAQMFPNFILGGIAVCSILMIIRSLSGASVRTLGEDMTGWRFSINAKRMFGGLMIFIAFLLIVNYVGYFTASALLIVSMARFAGYKNWPALIGATAGFCLFVYLVFVLLFDRPLPEEFFVSLLSVAN
- a CDS encoding HIT domain-containing protein, with product MDISATARQNKPKLGSSKMTDGTFKLHERLIKATRPLLKTELSDILMMEDRRIPWLLLVPRKAGVEEFHHLCPEDRKIFIEEIATITKGLEQEFNPVRINVGDLGNIVGQMHVHLVARQTDDPFWPKVVWSREREPFLSDEDAETMRVRLMRACSALKPPS
- a CDS encoding PLP-dependent cysteine synthase family protein is translated as MGQILQVVETMPENSLCRQDTHQAWAAAALDKLEREKCRAVDTHLIKLDLPGFDDTPIYFKDESTHPTGSLKHRLAQSLFANAICHGYIGPKTTIIEASSGSTAISEAYFAQLLGLPFIAVMQKDTSQSKIDAIKRYGGSCHLVEHSDQVYSASEKLAEETNGHYMDQFSNAALATDWRSDKCIAGSILHQMEHEPNPIPAWIVMAAGTGGNSATIGRHLRFRKLPTKLCVPDVENSVFMDAWSLRDNSLTCVTGSRIEGIGRPRVEPAFKPDVVDAMIKVPDQVSVAAMLKLSELLGRPVGPSSGTNFYAALIIAKEMQENGEKGSIVSVICDGGLRYMETYHNPDWRSQKNLDCTGVASEIEALLSRA
- a CDS encoding tripartite tricarboxylate transporter substrate binding protein; protein product: MFKMTKAVAASAALLFAGALSATSAFSADYPDKPVDVIVAFGPGGGTDVAARTIEPFIEKYLDTDLVVINKPGAGGEIGFSLLASAKTDGYTIGFINLPAMFAYSYERETSYSPKSFKGVANLVYDPGIIAVPADSKFKNLKELIQFGLDNPKALPIGTSGSVGSSEHIAILQMQAKTGATFNHVPFGSTAPLRTALLGGHIPAAAFNLSEAVDYMQEGKMRILGVMSAERSPMAPDVPTFKEQGVDVINGSSRGLAVPAGTPDDIVEKLSAAVEKAINDPEYAAKAKSAGVPVLYLDDKKYDEFLTETSKNLDITWEKTPWTN